One genomic region from Euzebya tangerina encodes:
- a CDS encoding polyprenol monophosphomannose synthase, producing MSRAKPAADRRILMVVPTLNEDASVEKVLSGVLDTGADVLVVDDGSQDQTVPIVERVAASRPGVHLMQRGRKLGLGSAYRDGFRWGMRRGYDVFGEMDADLSHDPGSLPDLIAGLEVADLVIGSRYVAGGAVEAWPVSRRWLSQGGNAYVRLWTGLPVRDCTAGFRLYHREVIQAIDMALVHSEGYAFQIEMGLRTWRLGFDILEVPITFTERQEGVSKMSKAIVAEALWRVPMWARHRGVRQRRR from the coding sequence TTGAGCCGCGCAAAGCCGGCTGCTGATCGGCGGATCCTGATGGTCGTGCCGACGCTCAACGAGGACGCGTCGGTCGAGAAGGTGCTCAGCGGGGTGCTGGACACCGGGGCCGATGTCCTGGTTGTGGATGATGGCTCGCAGGACCAGACCGTGCCGATCGTGGAGCGTGTGGCTGCCAGTCGGCCGGGGGTCCACCTGATGCAGCGGGGGCGGAAGCTGGGTCTGGGCTCGGCCTACCGCGACGGGTTCCGGTGGGGGATGCGGCGTGGCTACGACGTGTTCGGGGAGATGGACGCCGACCTGTCCCACGACCCTGGCAGTCTGCCCGATCTGATCGCGGGGCTCGAGGTCGCGGACCTCGTCATCGGCTCGCGGTACGTGGCCGGCGGGGCAGTTGAGGCCTGGCCGGTCTCACGACGCTGGCTGTCGCAGGGTGGCAACGCCTACGTGCGGCTGTGGACCGGTCTGCCGGTGCGGGACTGCACCGCCGGGTTTCGGCTGTACCACCGCGAGGTCATCCAGGCGATCGACATGGCCTTGGTCCACTCCGAGGGGTACGCCTTCCAGATCGAGATGGGCCTGCGGACCTGGCGGCTGGGGTTCGACATCCTCGAGGTTCCGATCACCTTCACCGAACGGCAGGAGGGCGTGTCGAAGATGAGCAAGGCGATCGTGGCCGAAGCGCTCTGGCGGGTCCCGATGTGGGCCCGCCACCGTGGCGTCCGCCAGCGGCGTCGCTGA